In Streptomyces chartreusis, the following proteins share a genomic window:
- a CDS encoding SWF or SNF family helicase, whose protein sequence is MTRYDGDSERTFAALPPAHGKGFALTWWGQAWLKALEETALDLGQLKAGRRLARAGAVGAVSVRPGRITALVRGRDRTAHRADVLLEELTSDQWDRFLDMAVERAGHVAALLDREMPPHLVEDAAATGIELLPGMGDLEPQCGCEAWDHCAHTAALCYQVARLLDQDPFVLLLMRGRGERDLLNDLQARSAVTATSRPELSDASARSEPEGVDAAEAYATGDILPPLPALPELPAEPGTPPSLDTETPAGPGVDPGALEFLAACTAVEAHRLLAEALRTDPEQHLTGTELRLDQDVVRLAAGSPVAGMAERLVDGSGRSREGLATAVRAWRIGGVAALAVLDEEWTVEGETLARARAALESAWDEDDRPALRAKGNRWTVVGAPGQLRLGRDGRWWPYRKERGRWAPAGGPTQDPGTALAAVRLAGEEQA, encoded by the coding sequence ATGACTCGGTACGACGGTGACTCGGAGCGGACGTTCGCCGCGCTGCCTCCCGCGCACGGGAAGGGATTCGCGCTGACGTGGTGGGGCCAGGCCTGGCTCAAGGCGCTGGAGGAGACGGCGCTGGACCTGGGCCAGCTCAAGGCGGGCCGCAGGCTCGCGCGCGCCGGAGCGGTCGGTGCCGTGTCCGTACGCCCGGGACGCATCACGGCCCTGGTGCGGGGGCGTGACCGTACGGCGCACCGCGCCGACGTGCTGCTGGAAGAGCTGACCAGCGACCAGTGGGACCGCTTCCTTGACATGGCCGTGGAGCGCGCAGGGCACGTCGCGGCGCTGCTGGACCGCGAGATGCCGCCGCACCTGGTGGAGGACGCGGCCGCCACCGGCATCGAACTGCTGCCCGGCATGGGCGATCTGGAGCCCCAGTGCGGGTGCGAGGCCTGGGACCACTGCGCGCACACGGCAGCGCTCTGCTACCAGGTGGCGCGACTGCTGGACCAGGACCCCTTCGTGCTGCTGCTGATGCGCGGGCGGGGCGAGCGCGACCTCTTGAACGACCTCCAGGCACGCAGCGCCGTGACCGCCACGAGCCGACCCGAACTGTCCGATGCGTCCGCGCGATCCGAGCCGGAGGGCGTGGATGCCGCGGAGGCCTATGCCACGGGCGACATCCTGCCGCCGTTGCCCGCGCTCCCCGAGCTACCCGCCGAACCGGGGACGCCGCCCTCCCTGGACACCGAGACACCCGCCGGACCCGGTGTCGACCCGGGTGCCCTGGAGTTCCTGGCTGCCTGCACGGCCGTAGAAGCACACCGTCTGCTTGCGGAGGCACTGCGGACCGATCCGGAACAGCACCTCACCGGAACTGAGTTGAGGCTCGACCAGGACGTGGTCCGCCTCGCTGCCGGATCTCCCGTCGCGGGCATGGCCGAGCGGCTGGTGGACGGTTCGGGGCGCAGCCGGGAGGGGCTGGCGACGGCCGTCCGGGCCTGGCGGATCGGCGGTGTCGCCGCACTGGCAGTGCTCGACGAGGAGTGGACCGTGGAAGGCGAAACGCTCGCACGCGCGCGTGCCGCGCTGGAGTCGGCCTGGGACGAGGACGACCGGCCGGCCCTGCGGGCGAAGGGCAACCGGTGGACGGTCGTAGGTGCACCCGGGCAGCTGCGTCTCGGCCGCGACGGGCGCTGGTGGCCGTACCGCAAGGAACGGGGCCGCTGGGCGCCCGCGGGCGGTCCGACGCAGGATCCGGGCACGGCGCTGGCCGCGGTGCGTCTCGCGGGCGAGGAGCAGGCGTAG
- a CDS encoding esterase-like activity of phytase family protein: MSPHATDRRRVHRFVAGGVPLAVIAALVAAGPAAGAGDRHGDAHVVGTATLGDIPLGTFSNGLLPGSVDNDRGVDLGGIGSDIYPASRKGEFWTVTDRGPNGQIKVDGTKRRTFPVPGFDPAIVKIRVTGDTVKVLDAIPITTASGKPVTGLSNQEGRDEAPYSYDARTPLKYNPNGLDTEGIVRAADGTFWLVDEYGPSLVHVSARGKVLTRYVPKGLGLTGAGYRVVEALPSVLLHRKINRGFEGLAQLPGGDLVMAVQSPLSLPDTDAGEASLTTRLLRFSPKKQAVTAEYAYRFDPVNVVDPSEDDTSELKISSVVAVGGNRLLVEERTDKAARLHLVRLDRKADILGSDWDDDTTSPSLEQLDDPAASGVPVLSKRLVVDLGEVAGVPGKIEGVARVDHDTLALINDNDFGMTDGTGAFDAQGRLVDSGIETSVVYVRLPHGI, encoded by the coding sequence ATGTCCCCGCACGCCACAGACCGGCGCCGCGTCCACCGTTTCGTCGCCGGAGGCGTCCCCCTCGCCGTGATCGCGGCGCTCGTGGCCGCCGGGCCCGCCGCCGGCGCCGGGGACAGGCACGGCGACGCGCACGTCGTGGGTACGGCAACGCTCGGCGACATCCCGCTCGGCACGTTCAGCAATGGCCTGCTTCCCGGCAGCGTGGACAACGACCGGGGCGTGGACCTGGGCGGCATAGGCAGCGACATCTACCCCGCAAGCCGCAAGGGCGAGTTCTGGACGGTCACCGACCGCGGCCCGAACGGCCAGATCAAGGTGGACGGCACGAAGCGCCGTACCTTCCCCGTGCCCGGCTTCGACCCGGCGATCGTGAAGATCCGGGTGACCGGCGACACCGTGAAGGTGCTCGACGCGATCCCGATCACGACCGCTTCCGGGAAGCCCGTCACCGGGCTTTCGAACCAGGAAGGGCGCGACGAGGCGCCGTACAGCTATGACGCACGGACGCCTCTGAAGTACAACCCGAACGGCCTGGACACCGAGGGCATCGTGCGGGCCGCCGACGGGACCTTCTGGCTCGTCGACGAGTACGGGCCCTCCCTCGTGCACGTGTCCGCGCGCGGGAAGGTCCTCACGCGCTACGTGCCCAAGGGGCTGGGCCTGACCGGCGCGGGCTACCGGGTGGTGGAGGCGCTGCCCTCCGTCCTGCTGCACCGCAAGATCAACCGCGGCTTCGAGGGCCTCGCCCAACTGCCGGGCGGTGACCTGGTGATGGCCGTGCAGAGCCCGCTCTCGCTGCCGGACACGGATGCCGGTGAGGCGTCTCTCACCACGCGGCTGCTGCGTTTCTCGCCGAAGAAGCAGGCGGTCACCGCCGAGTACGCGTACCGCTTCGACCCGGTGAACGTGGTGGACCCGAGCGAGGACGACACCTCCGAGCTGAAGATCTCGTCGGTCGTGGCCGTGGGCGGGAACCGGTTGCTGGTCGAGGAGCGCACCGACAAGGCCGCGCGGCTCCACCTGGTGCGTCTGGACCGCAAGGCGGACATCCTCGGCAGCGACTGGGACGACGACACGACGTCCCCGTCCCTCGAGCAGCTCGACGACCCGGCGGCCTCGGGCGTGCCGGTGCTGTCCAAGCGGCTGGTCGTCGACCTGGGCGAGGTCGCCGGGGTGCCCGGGAAGATCGAGGGCGTGGCGCGCGTGGACCACGACACGCTGGCCCTGATCAACGACAACGACTTCGGGATGACGGACGGCACAGGCGCGTTCGACGCCCAGGGCCGGCTGGTCGACAGCGGCATCGAGACGTCCGTGGTCTACGTGCGGCTGC